The DNA region TAATTTCTATGAGCCACTCTTCAAAACCTTCACTAGTACGTTGGTTCAAAGCCGGAAACGTGCCAACGATACCATTTTTACAACATTCAATTACCAGTTTTGGCCCTGAAATCAAAAACATGGGGGCGGCAATGGCAGGTAGCGCCAAGTCGTTTATAAATGAAGGTTTTGTGCTCATATTAGGAAATGTTTAGTTGAGATTAGTATTAACTATAAATTTTTAAGGGTATAAATTACCCTATTATCAAAACTATAGTATTTTTGTTATTCTTATGCATGCATAATATATTAATTTTTGGAATATGTACCTAAAAGAATTTGAAATACGTTGGAGCGATGTTGATGCGAATAGACATTTGGCCAATTCTGCCTATTTAAACTTTATGAGCCACACTCGTATGAGCTTTTTATCGGAAATAGGTTTTGGACATAAAACGCTACTGGAAAAGGAAATAGGACCGGTTGTTTTTTACGAGCATATGTACTATTTCAAAGAAGCTTTTCCTGGAAGACCGGTAAAGGTTTCTATGGAAGTAATGGGCATGAGCGAAGATGGACAATTTTTTGAGTTTCACCATAATTTTTACGATTACAAAGGGCGAAACTTTGCCCACTGTGAAATGATGGGTGCCTGGATAGACTTAAAGGCAAGAAAACTTACAGGTTTGCCCAATGATCTTCTGGCTAAATTCAATGTTATTGAAAAACCTGAAGGCTATAGGGTATTAAGCAAAGAGGACACCAGAAAGTACGCTAGGACTCCAAAGGATCTGGTTTAGGCTTTTTACTGGCCAAGTACACACCTAAGAATACGAGGCAAGCCGCTACTATTTTAAGGGTGGTGAGCTTGTCCTGTCCTGTAGCAACAGCAAAAAGGATACCTATGAGCGGTTGTATGTATACAAAAGCACTTAACGTAGAAGCTTTGAGCTGTGTGAGTGCAAAGATGTTAAATAGGTAGGTGCAAAACGTCGTTCCCAAAACAACAAAAGCAATTTTCCAAAGGGCTTCAAACGGTAAGTTAAACCAGTCAATTGCAATAAGTTCTTGGTACCCAAAAGGAAGACAGATGGCTATGCCTATGGTAAATAACCATTTCATAAAAGTAAACGGATGGTATTTAGCGATTAAGGTTTTTGCTCCGATTAAATAAGAACCGTAAAAAACGGAGTTCATAAAAATCAAAAAATTCCCTAGTG from Zobellia alginiliquefaciens includes:
- a CDS encoding acyl-CoA thioesterase, with the protein product MYLKEFEIRWSDVDANRHLANSAYLNFMSHTRMSFLSEIGFGHKTLLEKEIGPVVFYEHMYYFKEAFPGRPVKVSMEVMGMSEDGQFFEFHHNFYDYKGRNFAHCEMMGAWIDLKARKLTGLPNDLLAKFNVIEKPEGYRVLSKEDTRKYARTPKDLV